One segment of Heterodontus francisci isolate sHetFra1 chromosome 28, sHetFra1.hap1, whole genome shotgun sequence DNA contains the following:
- the LOC137385122 gene encoding endogenous retrovirus group FC1 Env polyprotein-like — translation MLPSQEGIHVSPQRHLHNGNTNSPDSFCSRSNRTTHRPMPPRDSHTRRRIVARAISSDFCADWKDPITLGSSLGYGFLSALSLGGSAGVVAAKNRNYLICGLTILGNSTRRGLEAINRELSELRLYTQQTRYAIDYPLAQQGGVCMIVGDKCITNVRDESLNITEAINAIKDQLDDFRQGPKVGEDWLNWLFGGGWGTWIMHSLVIVVVMLLFSAFQSIIKCLLIRYCGEMTTMTQLPVRYRPTASEPPRSTSATDEVEIREVTRLAGIDVEGLNDHDYFKPPTSPLRMFCCHDMIKGGNVENCSDS, via the coding sequence ATGTTACCGAGCCAAGAGGGGATTCATGTTTCTCCTCAACGGCACTTACACAACGGCAACACCAACTCTCCCGATTCGTTTTGCAGTCGGAGCAATAGGACCACTCACCGTCCCATGCCCCCAAGAGACTCTCACACTCGCAGGAGAATAGTGGCCCGGGCTATCAGTTCAGACTTCTGCGCCGATTGGAAGGATCCTATTACCCTGGGATCGTCACTGGGCTACGGATTCCTTAGTGCTCTCTCGCTGGGAGGATCGGCGGGAGTCGTAGCTGCTAAGAATAGGAATTATCTCATTTGCGGCCTAACTATCCTGGGAAATAGCACTAGAAGGGGTCTGGAAGCCATCAATCGAGAGCTGTCCGAACTGCGACTATACACCCAACAGACCCGTTATGCTATAGACTACCCCCTGGCCCAGCAAGGGGGAGTGTGTATGATCGTGGGGGACAAATGTATTACCAATGTACGGGATGAATCGCTCAACATCACCGAGGCCATTAACGCCATTAAAGACCAGCTTGATGATTTCAGGCAGGGCCCTAAAGTAGGAGAGGATTGGCTGAACTGGCTGTTTGGCGGTGGCTGGGGAACCTGGATTATGCATTCTTTGGTAATAGTCGTGGTTATGCTCCTTTTTTCCGCCTTCCAAAGCATCATTAAGTGCCTCCTGATCCGATATTGTGGGGAAATGACTACCATGACCCAGCTCCCCGTACGTTATCGTCCCACCGCTTCGGAGCCTCCCAGAAGCACCTCTGCTACTGACGAGGTGGAAATCAGGGAGGTTACCCGACTGGCAGGTATTGATGTTGAAGGACTTAATGATCACGACTACTTTAAGCCCCCTACCTCTCCGCTCCGCATGTTTTGTTGTCATGATATGATAAAAggaggaaatgtggaaaattgctcggaCTCCTAG